Part of the Plectropomus leopardus isolate mb unplaced genomic scaffold, YSFRI_Pleo_2.0 unplaced_scaffold19816, whole genome shotgun sequence genome is shown below.
GACTACACCCTGTCTGTGCGCGTGCAGGATCTCGGAGGAGCGTCGGAGACCGCGCTGAGTGGAAGCGCCAGAGTGCGCATCGTCGTACAGCAAAACCTTTGGGTCAATCCTGGACCTATAACTGTTAGAGAGCACTTGAAGGAAACGTACCCTCTGGATATCGCAAAGGTGTGGTGGGAAACCAACTCGCACAAATGCAGACAAGTTAAAGTACGCTTACTATACCAACTCTATATCCAGTAACTGACCATGCAAATGTGgcctcttttctccttttttggatCCAGGTTCAGTCTAATGATCCCAACGCCATCTACAAGTTAGTGCAGAAAGAGCGAGAGCTGAAATTCCCCTTCCAGATCacagaagaaggaaaaataCTTCTGATAGAGGAGCTGGACAGAGAAGACAAGGACATGGTACACAACACAGTTTTTCTCTATAAACGTGTTTTAAGTCATGTAAAAATGATACCTTTCCTCTGGAGTTGACTCCTGATTTTGTGTTGGTTCTGTTTCAGTACATCCTGGTGGTGTTCGCAGTGGATGACAATGACAAACAGGTGGATCCGCCCATGGAGATTCAAATTTTGGTGGAGGATGTGAATGACAACGCACCTGCGTGTGCAAACGAGGAGAGTGTGTTTGAGGTGCAGGAGGACGAGCCTGTAGGTAAGATGTGTGTTCGGTTATCATATAACCTATTTATATTCAAGTGCTGTATATGCTCGAAGTTTATGCCTCATTCAGCAAAAGTATTTCCTTAACTTCTTTTCTCCTGCTTTAAATTGCATCTTCAtaattctttttctgtttgatttgtactatgttttgtgtttttgggtccATATTTACcacatttctgagatttatACTTAATAGTGCTTTGAGGAGAAGTGATCAGATCCATTACTTACATAACAACACTGGGTCAAAACCTAATATATAGCTGCACCACGTATGAAACACAAGATGGCTACTGCTCAATTTGAAACACAAAGTGATGGCATTCACTCACGACTTTGCCCTGCTGCTGTGGTCCAGcccaaaatgtacttaaatacattttaaaatggaaatcagTACACTTAGACAAACTCACAAAGAGGAAGGGGCCTGATTTCTCTGAAGCTGTACACACAGATCATTTCACATAACCCTCCCCACTTCGGCTCCGTTTGGGGATGTGCGTCCCTGTGTGACTGGTGGAGGCGTCGATATGTTATGAGAACTGGATACTGCATTTAATGTAGGGCCTAGTTCATTCCGAAGGGAGTTGCTTAGTGGTGTGTGAAGCAAAAATGGTTCAAATGCTGCGTATTAAATTACCTGGATGATCTGGGGATGACGGGGACTTTGTGTCCCATACAGCATGTGCACCAGAGACTTGTGTTAACTTCCAGTTTAGCCCCCTGCTAACTTCAGTGAGGATCAAATAATATAATCTTGTGGCCCCTTTAGACTATagaaatgttatcagactgaaTGGATAAAATCCTGATGGTGAAACaagtatccactgatttacagactcTATCTCTTTCATAATGCAAGTCAACacgaaaaagtctttttgggcttGGCCATGTCATATAACAGTTTAATTACAttgtttggccactatgaaaaGTAATCCTGCGTATTTCCGTGGGACCTGGGCTCTCCTTGCCTGCTGCAGtccagacaaaaacaaccaggTTGTTGCGTCTCTTTTAATCTTTTCCCACTCTGTGTAACTTTTAATGTAGTGCCTTATATGAAGGTATTGGATCAGGTCATTTGGGGGTTATGTTAACAGATTTTGGAGTTGGGTTAAAGATTGTATCTTTTCTGTAGGATTAACTCTTACTGTAAAAAGAGACCTTAATTTTAAGAACAATTATTGGTTCTTGTGGTTGCAGGCAGCCTGATTGGACAGCTGTTGGCCCACGATGACGATCAAGAAGGGACACTGAACTCTCATCTGACTTTCACCATCCTGTCCCAAAATCCCTCCACCACACCCGAAGCCTTCTCCATCGATGCTGATTCTGGAAGGATCCAGGCTTTGCGCTCGCTGCAGCGAAAAGACCATCAGATGTATAACCTCAATGTCAGAGTGAACGACCCAGGTAACACACACTCCATGCATGATGTGACTCACCTGTATGAACAGGTGAGGCACTTTTAACCCCTTTGTTTTACAGCTTTCAGCACAGAATGTAAGGTCGTCGTTAAGGTCATTGACGTCAACAACGAGATGCCTCTGTTTGAGAAGACAGATGTAAGTATGTGAACCACTTCCTGTCTCTTACTCCTCGCTGTGCTTGGCtgattttctttatgtttctgtgtcGGTGTTCAGTACGGCAGTCAAACTCTGGCAGAGGACACTCCTGTGGGACACACAGTGCTCACCATCAGAGCAACAGACGCTGATGATCCAGACAGCGGCAGCTCTCTTATCGAGTTTCACATCACTGCTGGCAACGATGATGAACTTTTCACTGTGGAGACCGACGGCAAAGGCATCGGCCATCTGGTTGTAGCTAAGGTACGATATCTCCATTCTGCATGtctcccacacaaacacacacagatgatttAATTCAACTCACTTTTAGGAAAAAGTCCTATTTATTCATAGGATAGGAGTTTAATACAAACTGTCTAATCTTATATAATACAACAAGTTTGAAACTCTCCCTGACTGTTGCTGTTCACATGGGTGTGAGCTTATCTATAGCTGCTGGATCTGACTTCTTCCGACTTGTGTTAGGaattaataatgtaatgtgCCTTTTATTGTAATCCAGA
Proteins encoded:
- the LOC121965385 gene encoding cadherin-17-like is translated as YTLSVRVQDLGGASETALSGSARVRIVVQQNLWVNPGPITVREHLKETYPLDIAKVQSNDPNAIYKLVQKERELKFPFQITEEGKILLIEELDREDKDMYILVVFAVDDNDKQVDPPMEIQILVEDVNDNAPACANEESVFEVQEDEPVGSLIGQLLAHDDDQEGTLNSHLTFTILSQNPSTTPEAFSIDADSGRIQALRSLQRKDHQMYNLNVRVNDPAFSTECKVVVKVIDVNNEMPLFEKTDYGSQTLAEDTPVGHTVLTIRATDADDPDSGSSLIEFHITAGNDDELFTVETDGKGIGHLVVAKPLDFESSPTLKLQIDARNPEPLMKGLEYGSESTAFVSVSLTDVDEVPEFSLDILDVTVPENTTKGSVLLTVEAKDPEGKEIGFKLDGDTRGWLEIDTATGEIKTKDKLDRETVDTFEVTVVAFEK